The nucleotide window CTCGAAGGGAATGGTGTCTTCGAGCGGCGCGGTTTCAAGAACAAAAATGGAGGCCGGCGTGAAATCCTCGTACACGATGGGTACACGCAGGGCCTGAAACACTTGGAAAAAGCACTGCAGCTTGCGCAGGAGCTGGGTGTTTTCGGCCAGCGGATACAGCGGCTTCACCAAGGGGTCCAGCTCGTTGAGAATTTCGAGCAGCATGACTCCGTAGAACATCTTGCCCAGCCACAGAAACAGCGTTTTCTCATCGAGGCTGCGCAGAGCTTCGGGGCTGGCCTGCACGGCCTGAGCCACGGTTTGCTCCAAAGGCTGCACGTGCTGCTGTCGGCACTCGGCGCAGCAGGGCATACGCAGCTCGGGGTAGGCCAATACGCTCTGGTCGAGCAGCTTAATCTGCAGATCAGCCAGCTGGTAGCGCTCCAGTAACCAGCCATCAAACACCAGTACCGAGTCGGAGGGCGCGGGCGTGGGCGTGCCGCACAGAAAGCAGTGCTTGGCGAAGCGCATGCCCGTAAACGGGTCGTAGAGCGAAAGGTCGGGCGTGGTGGTGAGCATAAGCGGCACTAAAAAATGAAGGCGCAAAAGTACGATGCCCCGGCGAGATTCGGCCATTGCCAGGCGACTTTGCCGCGGGTGCGCCTAACAACCAAAAGCCTCCGCCAGTGTTTGGCGGAGGCTTTTGGTTGGGTAACAATCCGGAACTAGCGGGAAAGTGAGGAACCCATTTTAATCAGCAGCTTGCCTAGCTGGGTGAGCGGGCCGCTGTAGTCATCGGAGGTTTCGTCGGCTACCTTTACGGTTTCGGCACCGAGGGTAGCCAGGGTTTCGGCAATATCGTGGGCGGCGGTATCCGGAGTTTCCAGTTGCTCGCGAAGCGTAACCAGTTCCTGGATGATCTTGGCCAGGCCCGGCCGCTCGGAAGCGCGCAATACTTGTTCCCAACGGTCTATTTCGCCTAAGCCACGCTGGTCGGCCTTCTCAGGCACTCCGTTGTTGAGCAATGCCAGCGTATCATCGAGCAGGGCCGAGTTTTGCTGGTCGGTCACGTCCAGGGGAACCGTGGGCGTGGGCGTATTTTGGGGCGTGGGCGCAGTAGAATCCATGGGTAGAGCGAAAAAAGCGAAAGATCTTCCCTGCTATACTGGCTTCTTTCCAGAAAAGTTAAGTCACCAAGGTCGAGCCGCGTGCGTACAACCCGCCCGGCCCCTGTTCGGCTCCGTCAGGCCGCTTTTTTCCATCTATGCTGCACGTTTCCATTCTGTCTTCCTTTTCTGACTCCGCCCGGCGGGAGCAATTTGAGGCCGTCCGAGCCGCTTTGGCGGCCGAGCCTCACCCGCTCCCCACCCTGCTGCTGGGCAACGTGCCGGGTGCGGAAGGAGAAGTGCTGGATGCCGTAGTGCTGCGCCCCCATCTGATTACGATTCTGGTACTGGAGCCCCGCGGCGGCCGGCTTACCATCCGCGACTTTGCCCACGCTGCCTGGCAGCTCGACGCAACTCCCCTGACCGGAGCAGCCGGAGCCGACAACCCGTTTCAACAGTTTCTGCAGCAGAAATTGGCCCTCACCCGCCTGCTGGCACCCTATTTACAAGCCGGCCAGGCCAATCTGAATTTCATCAGCGGCCTGCTGCTTTTTGGCGAACCGGTGACGTTTGGACCGGAAGTGGAAGAGCGGATGAGTGCGGTGCCCGCCGCCAACAACTTTCAGCTGCTGGCCGACCCCAGCCGCTTCACCCGGCGCTTGGCTCAGCTGGCCACCCCCGAAATTGACCTGACGGCCGCCGACCTGCAGCAGCTGGCCGCCGAGTTGAATGCCACTCCTGCTTCGACGGAAACAATAGCAGCGCTAGAGACGGAACCCGAGCCTGATACCGCCACCGCGGACGACCCAGCATCCAGAACGGCGGGGGAATTTCTGCAACAGAAAGCTTCACAACTGTGGCGCTGGCTGGGCGCCGAAGATGTACATGACTTGGAAGAGGCCCCCTATGGCTACGCGGAAACCGCCCTAGCCGCCCGCAACCGCGAAAAGCAGGAGCTTGAGCGGCTGCAGGCGGCCATGCAGCGGGAACTGGCCACCCAACTGCGGGCCATGGAAGCGCGGGAAGCCGAGCGGGAAAAAAGCATTGCCCAGCTGCGCCAACAACTGGCTGCCGCCCCACCCGTAGCGCCCGAGGCTACCCAGCTCCAGGAAAGGCTGGCGGCAGAAAGTCGGGAGAAGGAGGTGCTGGACGCGGCCATTCAGGCTTCGCGGGCCGAATCCGAGGCCCGCAACCGGGAACTGGACGCCAAGATTCAGCAGCTGGAGCAACTCATGCAGCGCCTGCAAGCTCCAGCTGCGGCCGGACCGTCGGCAACGGCGGCAGCCGCCCCGGCCGTAACGGGCAGCTCCGCTTCCCCGACGCTGCGCCCGGCTATCCAGTCCGGCTTCCGGCAGTTGCGGGCTTGGCGGCGGCGGCTACCCCGCCTGGCGGCCCTGGGGACTGGCGTGCTGGCTCTGGTGCTGGTGGCAAGTGGTGTAAAGTCGCTGACGGCGGGCCGCCCAGCCGCTTCGAGCAGAATGGCCGCTGGGGCTTGCTGGCAGCAGATGGCGACACCGTGCTACCCGCCCGCTATACCAGCCTGGGTGAATTCGACGACGAGCGGGCCGTGGTGGAACAGGCCGGCGCGTTTGGCTTTATCGACGAAGACGGCAAAGAGCTGCTGCCCCCTACCTACGATGCGCTGAACCCCTACCGCGGCGGCTACGCCCGGGTACGGGTGGGCAATACCTATACCTTTATCGACGAGGACGGGCAGGAATTTGACCATTACTATTATAATGCCCTGGACTTTTCCGAAGGCTACGCGGCCGTGCTCGACTACCGGGGCTGGTTCTACATTGACGGACCCGACGTACCCACACAGGCGCCAAAAGTGTTTCGGGAGGCATACTCCTTTCACGACGGACTAGCCCGGGTGCGGCTAGCCGATGGCTATACCTTTATTCGCAAAAGTTACCTGAGCAGCGACGAGCCCGAAACCAAGCCTTTTGGCCGCTACACCTACGCCTCCGACTTTGCCGACGGCAAGGCCCGCGTAACCCAGGACGGCCGCACGTTCTATATTGACCAGGACGCCGACCCAGTGGAATAATGCTCGGGCGGGAAGCTAGTCGTCGTGCTTTTTATGCTTGCCCTTGCCGTGCTTGGGCTTTTTGTGATGCCCCCAGCCCCGGCCTTTCCCTTTGCCCCGGTCTACCTGCCGCAGGTAAGCCGCGGCTGCCGTGGGCGGGCCCACAGCGGCAGTACCGGCTGGGGCCAACAGCACTGGTGCATTGCCGCCACCAGTTACGGATACTACGGTGCCATTCAGGTCGCAACCCTTGCCTTCTGCCAGCTCGGTGCGGTGCCCGTCGCGAGATACTACAAACCCGTCGCGGGTAATGATGCGGCCATTAGGCAGGTGGGCGTCGCGGGTCATGGGCCGCCTCACTCCGTTGCGAATGACAAACATGGCCCCATCCTGCCGCTGAAATCCGTCGTTGCGGCTGCGGCTCTGCCCCGGCGCCGAGAAGGAAGCAGCCAAACAGCACACGAACAATAGGCGGGCAAAAGAACGGAAAGCGGGCAAAATACTAGGGCTTAGGCGAAACGTGACCAACCTACGGGGAGATGACTGCACAAGTTTTCAGTGATTTTCGGTGAACGGCTGGGTTACTTTTAAGCTCGAACAGTATGAAAGCAAACCTAAACTTCTAATTCAAGACCCTTTAGCCATGAAA belongs to Hymenobacter cellulosilyticus and includes:
- a CDS encoding DUF6799 domain-containing protein; translated protein: MAASFSAPGQSRSRNDGFQRQDGAMFVIRNGVRRPMTRDAHLPNGRIITRDGFVVSRDGHRTELAEGKGCDLNGTVVSVTGGGNAPVLLAPAGTAAVGPPTAAAAYLRQVDRGKGKGRGWGHHKKPKHGKGKHKKHDD
- a CDS encoding WG repeat-containing protein yields the protein MEQAGAFGFIDEDGKELLPPTYDALNPYRGGYARVRVGNTYTFIDEDGQEFDHYYYNALDFSEGYAAVLDYRGWFYIDGPDVPTQAPKVFREAYSFHDGLARVRLADGYTFIRKSYLSSDEPETKPFGRYTYASDFADGKARVTQDGRTFYIDQDADPVE